From a region of the Deltaproteobacteria bacterium genome:
- a CDS encoding CDP-alcohol phosphatidyltransferase family protein: MVPPPARERFDAVRLINIANGLTATRVLLVPYFAYLLISGRGKAALLVFAVCGATDALDGLLARWLRQRTLAGTLLDPIADKLLMATAFIVLSYVHIVPLRLAIMVISRDIFILVGSFLYLLLFDSSDIRPTVLSKANTAVQVLTVIYFLAVAAFPAEARALGTGMRSLPDRIVTMICAATTVASGLQYLYLGIRKLSNA; the protein is encoded by the coding sequence ATGGTTCCACCGCCCGCAAGAGAACGGTTCGACGCCGTCCGCCTGATCAACATCGCCAACGGACTGACGGCGACGCGCGTCCTCCTGGTCCCGTACTTCGCCTACCTGCTGATCTCCGGCAGGGGGAAGGCGGCGCTGCTGGTGTTCGCCGTCTGTGGGGCGACGGACGCGCTCGACGGCCTGCTGGCCCGCTGGCTGCGGCAGCGGACGCTCGCCGGGACGCTCCTCGACCCGATCGCCGACAAGCTGCTGATGGCGACCGCCTTCATCGTCCTCTCCTACGTCCACATCGTCCCCCTGCGCCTCGCCATCATGGTGATCAGCAGGGACATCTTCATCCTCGTGGGGAGCTTCCTCTACCTCCTCCTGTTCGATTCGAGCGATATCCGCCCGACGGTTCTCAGCAAGGCGAACACGGCGGTGCAGGTCCTGACGGTCATCTACTTCCTCGCGGTCGCGGCGTTTCCCGCGGAGGCGAGGGCGCTGGGAACGGGAATGAGGAGCCTTCCGGATCGGATCGTCACGATGATCTGCGCGGCCACGACGGTCGCCTCCGGGCTGCAGTACCTTTACCTCGGGATCCGTAAGCTTTCCAATGCGTGA
- a CDS encoding DUF512 domain-containing protein → MDGSSRSGVGVEAVSPGSPADRAGIVPGDRILSVSGQPVEDLLDLHFLTSRNRFTLAWRDASGAGRKKEFRLEGEAPGIFPEPIRVRRCRNRCIFCFVHQLPKGLRRTLYVKDEDVRLSFLHGQYVTFSDLSEEESAKIVRYRLSPLYVSIHTTDPDLRRRMLGNPRAADVMRVMRRLIRAGIVLHGQIVVCPGVNDGAELARSLRELSCLRPGLRTVAVVPVGLTSHRAGLPPLRPVTRDQARQTLDLLRALGRELGKSADGEPFAVAADEYYLMAGRDVPGRRSYGSFAQIENGVGLVRRFRDEATSLFRRKRWPEGAVGGTVVTGRSASRLVTGFLEEFSSRAGARFVAVPVVNHLMGESVTVTGLLGGNDIATAVRGKVHGTLYIPSVTLRDAGDLFLDGLSPSVLSRRTGAPVTLFEPTPKGFLDAAYPRNRPENH, encoded by the coding sequence GTGGACGGTTCGTCGCGGAGCGGCGTCGGCGTCGAGGCCGTGTCGCCCGGATCTCCCGCGGACCGGGCCGGGATCGTCCCCGGGGACCGGATCCTCTCCGTGTCGGGCCAGCCGGTGGAGGACCTCCTCGACCTCCATTTTCTCACCTCGAGGAACCGGTTCACCCTCGCGTGGCGGGACGCGTCGGGGGCCGGGCGGAAAAAGGAGTTTCGCCTGGAGGGGGAGGCGCCGGGAATTTTCCCGGAGCCGATCCGCGTCCGGCGCTGCCGCAACCGGTGCATCTTCTGCTTCGTCCACCAACTGCCGAAGGGGCTACGACGCACCCTGTACGTGAAGGACGAGGACGTCCGCCTCTCCTTCCTTCATGGGCAATACGTCACCTTTTCGGACCTTTCCGAAGAGGAGTCGGCGAAGATCGTCCGGTACCGTCTCTCGCCGCTGTACGTGTCGATCCACACGACCGACCCGGACCTGCGCCGGCGGATGCTGGGGAACCCGCGGGCGGCGGACGTGATGCGCGTGATGCGGCGGCTGATCCGCGCCGGGATCGTCCTTCACGGGCAGATCGTCGTCTGTCCCGGCGTCAACGACGGCGCGGAACTCGCGCGGAGCCTTCGGGAACTCTCCTGCCTGCGGCCCGGGCTCCGTACGGTGGCGGTGGTCCCGGTCGGGCTCACGTCCCATCGGGCCGGACTGCCGCCGCTGCGTCCGGTCACGCGCGATCAGGCGCGGCAGACGCTCGACCTGCTCCGCGCGCTCGGCAGGGAACTCGGGAAAAGCGCGGACGGGGAGCCGTTCGCGGTCGCCGCCGACGAATATTACCTGATGGCGGGGCGGGATGTTCCCGGCCGGAGGTCGTACGGATCGTTCGCGCAGATCGAAAACGGGGTGGGGCTGGTCCGGCGGTTCCGGGACGAGGCGACCTCCCTGTTCCGGAGGAAACGGTGGCCGGAGGGCGCCGTCGGAGGGACCGTCGTGACGGGCCGTTCCGCGTCGCGCCTTGTCACCGGATTCCTTGAGGAATTCTCCTCCCGGGCGGGGGCGCGGTTCGTTGCGGTGCCGGTCGTCAACCACCTGATGGGGGAAAGCGTCACCGTGACCGGATTGCTCGGCGGAAACGACATCGCGACGGCCGTCCGGGGGAAGGTCCACGGAACGCTGTACATCCCTTCCGTCACCCTTCGGGACGCGGGGGACCTGTTCCTGGACGGGCTCTCCCCTTCGGTGCTCTCGCGGCGGACCGGCGCGCCGGTCACGCTCTTCGAACCGACGCCCAAGGGGTTTCTCGACGCCGCCTACCCACGGAACCGACCGGAAAATCATTGA
- the rplT gene encoding 50S ribosomal protein L20, which yields MPRVKRAVHSHKKRRSILKLAKGFRGGHGNLLRSAKEAVAHALRYAYRDRRNNKREFRALWIVRVNAAAREHGLSYSQFLFGLKKAGIEVDRKILADLAINDPAGFRAIAEQSKAALA from the coding sequence ATGCCTCGCGTAAAAAGAGCCGTACATTCGCACAAGAAGCGCCGCTCGATCCTCAAGCTCGCCAAGGGGTTCCGCGGCGGCCACGGGAACCTGCTGCGCTCCGCCAAGGAAGCCGTCGCACACGCCCTGCGGTATGCCTACCGGGACCGGCGAAACAACAAGCGGGAGTTCCGGGCCCTCTGGATCGTCCGCGTGAACGCCGCCGCCCGCGAGCACGGGCTCTCCTACAGCCAGTTCCTGTTCGGGCTGAAAAAGGCGGGCATCGAGGTCGACCGGAAGATCCTCGCGGACCTCGCCATCAACGATCCCGCCGGGTTCCGCGCGATCGCCGAACAATCCAAAGCCGCCCTGGCGTAG
- the infC gene encoding translation initiation factor IF-3: MNEQIQVPEVRLVGPDGEQLGVVKTSEALQNARVQDLDLVEVAPMAVPPVCRIMDFGKFKYITSKREQEARKKQTVIQVKEIKVRPKTEEHDLNTKLKHIRRFLEEGDKVKVTVRFRGRELAYASQSGFEVLKHIVEAIADIAKVESAPKMEGKTMMAIVSPTMHKKKPVGGAEKTQATTAPKTAPTAAPPASTAPPAQKLEG; encoded by the coding sequence ATCAACGAGCAGATCCAGGTACCGGAAGTACGACTCGTCGGCCCGGACGGGGAGCAGTTGGGTGTCGTGAAAACATCGGAGGCGCTCCAGAACGCGAGGGTCCAGGACCTCGACCTGGTGGAAGTGGCCCCCATGGCCGTGCCTCCGGTCTGCCGGATCATGGATTTCGGCAAGTTCAAGTACATCACGAGCAAGCGGGAGCAGGAGGCGAGGAAGAAGCAGACCGTCATCCAGGTCAAGGAGATCAAGGTCCGGCCGAAGACGGAAGAGCACGACCTGAACACGAAGCTCAAGCATATCCGCCGCTTCCTCGAGGAGGGCGACAAGGTCAAGGTGACCGTCCGGTTCCGCGGACGGGAACTCGCCTATGCCTCGCAGAGCGGCTTCGAGGTCCTGAAGCACATCGTCGAAGCGATCGCCGATATCGCGAAGGTGGAGTCGGCTCCGAAGATGGAAGGGAAGACGATGATGGCGATCGTTTCCCCGACGATGCATAAAAAGAAACCCGTCGGCGGCGCCGAAAAGACGCAGGCGACGACCGCGCCGAAGACCGCACCAACTGCTGCGCCACCGGCGTCGACCGCGCCGCCGGCGCAGAAACTGGAGGGATAG
- the pheS gene encoding phenylalanine--tRNA ligase subunit alpha, producing MAAIVAARSESDLLDAKGRFFGKKGAVSGILKGVAALPVEERKAVGESANRARAELESAFDARLAEMREKERHRSGGRERIDVTLPGRGPMPGHRHPVSQTMSDIISVFRRLGFSVQGGPDVEKDYYNFEALNFPPEHPARDMQDTFYVESATGDLVLRTHTSPIQIRTMERMKPPVRIIAPGTVYRSDSDITHSPMFHQVEGLAVDRDITMADLKGLLTEFCRMTFGPGKPLRFRPSYFPFTEPSAEVDIQCVICGGSGCRVCKESGWLEILGAGMVDPSVFGFVGYDPEEVSGFAFGMGVERIAMLRHGISDIRLFFENDIRFLSQF from the coding sequence ATGGCGGCCATCGTGGCCGCGCGCAGCGAGAGCGACCTTCTCGACGCGAAAGGCCGCTTCTTCGGGAAGAAGGGCGCCGTCTCCGGGATCCTGAAAGGCGTCGCGGCGCTTCCCGTGGAGGAGCGCAAGGCGGTCGGCGAGTCGGCGAACCGCGCGCGCGCCGAGCTCGAGTCCGCCTTCGACGCCCGGCTCGCGGAAATGAGGGAGAAGGAACGGCATCGAAGCGGCGGGCGGGAGCGGATCGACGTCACCCTTCCCGGGAGGGGGCCGATGCCGGGCCACCGGCATCCCGTCTCGCAGACGATGTCGGACATCATCTCCGTCTTCCGCCGCCTCGGCTTCTCCGTCCAGGGGGGACCGGACGTCGAGAAGGATTATTACAACTTCGAGGCTCTCAACTTTCCTCCGGAACACCCGGCGCGGGACATGCAGGACACGTTCTACGTCGAATCCGCGACCGGCGATCTCGTTCTTCGCACCCACACCTCGCCGATCCAGATCCGGACGATGGAGCGGATGAAGCCTCCGGTCCGGATCATCGCGCCCGGCACGGTCTACCGGTCCGACTCCGACATCACGCACTCCCCGATGTTCCACCAGGTGGAAGGACTCGCGGTCGACCGGGACATCACAATGGCCGACCTCAAGGGGCTGCTCACCGAGTTCTGCCGGATGACCTTCGGCCCCGGGAAGCCTCTGCGGTTCCGCCCGAGCTATTTCCCGTTCACCGAGCCGTCCGCCGAGGTGGACATCCAGTGCGTCATCTGCGGCGGGTCGGGGTGCCGTGTGTGCAAGGAGTCGGGGTGGCTCGAGATCCTCGGCGCCGGGATGGTCGATCCCTCCGTCTTCGGCTTCGTCGGGTACGATCCCGAGGAGGTCTCCGGCTTCGCCTTCGGCATGGGCGTCGAGCGGATCGCCATGCTGCGCCACGGGATCTCGGACATCCGTCTCTTCTTCGAAAACGACATCCGTTTCCTCTCGCAGTTCTGA
- the thrS gene encoding threonine--tRNA ligase, giving the protein MTLLELARKEGKAKVAIAARVDGVVTDLSRPLPDGAKAVWVLPSDPDGVEILRHSTAHVMAAAVKELFPGALITIGPSIENGFYYDFDVETPFTPEDLVRIEERMREIVKADHPFVREEATKEQARALFPGEPYKEELLAAIPDATVSLYRMGNFLDLCRGPHVPGTGRVGAFHLMNTAGAYWRGDSKNKMLTRIYGVAFASRKELDEHLRLLEEIKKRDHRKLGRELDLFSVSDAIGPGLILWHPKGAVVRRVMEDFWRDEHAKAGYDLVFSPHIARLELWRISGHTDFYRQAMFSPIDVEGQEYQLKPMNCPFHIQIYKSRMRSYRDLPIRYAELGTVYRYEPSGTLHGLLRVRGFTQDDAHLFLRPDQLDEEIFTLLDFTLFVLRAFGFERYDIYLSTRPEKYAGTLENWDLAENALRKALERKGLPFEVDPGEGVFYGPKIDIKIKDMLGRSWQCSTIQVDFNNPERFDATYVADDGTPRRAIMIHRALMGSLERFFGVLLEHHAGAFPVWLAPVQADVVPVTEKQNAFAREVVAKLRAGGFRAQGDYRNEKLGYKIRESQVNKVPYALVVGEREAEAQNVSPRRRGGEQLPPMPIEAFIERLRGEAFNRTE; this is encoded by the coding sequence ATGACGCTTCTCGAGCTGGCCAGGAAGGAAGGGAAGGCGAAGGTCGCCATCGCCGCCAGGGTCGATGGCGTGGTGACGGACCTCTCTCGCCCGCTTCCCGACGGAGCGAAGGCCGTATGGGTCCTTCCGTCCGATCCGGACGGGGTGGAGATCCTCCGCCACAGCACGGCGCACGTCATGGCCGCCGCCGTCAAGGAGCTCTTCCCGGGGGCGCTGATCACGATCGGCCCGTCGATCGAGAACGGGTTCTACTACGACTTCGACGTCGAGACGCCGTTCACCCCGGAGGACCTCGTCCGGATCGAGGAGCGGATGCGGGAGATCGTCAAGGCCGATCATCCGTTCGTCCGTGAAGAGGCGACGAAGGAGCAGGCGCGCGCCCTCTTCCCCGGAGAACCGTACAAGGAGGAACTGCTCGCCGCCATCCCCGACGCGACCGTCTCCCTGTACCGGATGGGAAACTTCCTCGACCTGTGCCGGGGACCGCACGTGCCGGGGACAGGCCGGGTGGGCGCGTTCCACCTGATGAACACCGCCGGGGCATACTGGCGCGGCGATTCGAAGAACAAGATGCTCACGCGGATCTACGGTGTCGCCTTCGCGTCCAGGAAGGAGCTCGACGAACACCTGAGGCTCCTCGAGGAGATCAAGAAACGGGACCACCGCAAACTGGGCCGGGAGCTCGACCTGTTCAGCGTGTCGGACGCCATCGGACCCGGGCTCATCCTCTGGCATCCGAAGGGCGCGGTCGTCCGCCGGGTCATGGAAGATTTCTGGCGGGACGAGCACGCGAAGGCGGGGTACGACCTGGTCTTCTCGCCGCACATCGCGCGCCTCGAACTGTGGCGGATCAGCGGGCACACGGATTTCTACCGGCAGGCGATGTTCTCCCCGATCGACGTCGAGGGGCAGGAATACCAGCTGAAGCCGATGAACTGCCCGTTCCACATCCAGATCTACAAGTCCCGCATGCGGTCGTACCGCGACCTGCCGATCCGCTATGCGGAACTGGGCACGGTGTACCGCTACGAGCCGTCCGGGACGCTGCACGGGCTGCTCCGCGTGCGGGGCTTCACCCAGGACGACGCGCACCTGTTCCTGCGCCCCGACCAGCTCGACGAAGAGATCTTCACCCTTCTCGATTTCACGCTCTTCGTGCTGCGGGCGTTCGGGTTCGAGCGGTACGACATCTACCTTTCCACCCGGCCGGAGAAGTACGCCGGGACGCTCGAGAACTGGGACCTTGCGGAAAACGCCCTTCGGAAGGCCCTCGAGAGGAAGGGGCTTCCCTTCGAGGTCGATCCCGGGGAAGGGGTCTTCTACGGGCCGAAGATCGACATCAAGATCAAGGACATGCTGGGGCGCTCCTGGCAATGCTCCACGATCCAGGTCGACTTCAACAACCCCGAGCGGTTCGACGCGACGTATGTCGCCGACGACGGCACGCCGCGCCGCGCCATCATGATCCACCGCGCGCTGATGGGATCGCTGGAACGGTTCTTCGGCGTCCTGTTGGAGCATCACGCGGGTGCCTTCCCGGTCTGGCTCGCCCCGGTCCAGGCCGATGTCGTCCCGGTGACGGAGAAGCAGAACGCGTTCGCGCGGGAGGTCGTCGCGAAGCTTCGCGCCGGCGGGTTCCGCGCGCAGGGCGATTATCGCAATGAAAAGCTGGGGTACAAGATCCGAGAGTCCCAGGTGAACAAGGTCCCGTACGCGCTCGTCGTGGGCGAGCGCGAGGCGGAAGCGCAAAACGTCTCCCCGCGCCGGCGTGGAGGGGAGCAGTTGCCCCCCATGCCGATCGAGGCGTTCATCGAACGTCTCCGCGGGGAAGCGTTCAACCGGACAGAGTAA
- the hflX gene encoding GTPase HflX, whose product MIPESRRERALLVYAHRKRARGPAAALHVAEVMEELKDLVLAAGASVVASHVQSVDSENPATIVGKGTLVRLKEEIERLEANLVVFQNLLKPKQQALLEEELDVKTLDRREVILDIFARRARTREGKLQVELAQLSFRLGRLTGGRKELSRLGGGIGTRGPGEKKLEEDRRRIRAQIRQLERELTTVRRTRSLHYQRRREVGFPVVALVGYTNAGKSTLFNRMTGADVFVADQLFATLDPTARKFRLPGGRDAILVDTVGFIHDLPTELRQAFLATLEGIGEADLLLHVADGSSDTMESNVGSVNAILGELSFREKPIVLLMNKHDRCLPGAPPQEGALWISAKSGEGIPELLTLIERELWFHRPQENGSTPSA is encoded by the coding sequence ATGATCCCGGAATCGCGCAGGGAGCGCGCCCTCCTCGTCTACGCCCACCGGAAGCGGGCCCGCGGACCGGCGGCGGCGCTGCACGTCGCCGAGGTGATGGAGGAGCTGAAGGACCTCGTCCTCGCGGCGGGGGCGAGCGTGGTGGCGTCCCACGTGCAAAGCGTCGACTCGGAGAATCCGGCCACGATCGTCGGGAAGGGGACCCTCGTTCGCCTGAAGGAGGAGATCGAGCGGCTGGAGGCGAACCTGGTGGTCTTCCAGAACCTGCTCAAGCCGAAGCAGCAGGCGCTTCTCGAAGAGGAACTCGACGTGAAGACCCTCGACCGCCGCGAGGTCATCCTCGACATCTTCGCCCGGCGCGCGCGCACCCGGGAGGGGAAGCTCCAGGTGGAACTCGCCCAACTGTCGTTCCGGCTCGGGCGGCTCACGGGGGGGCGGAAGGAGCTGTCGCGGCTCGGCGGCGGGATCGGCACCCGGGGGCCGGGGGAGAAGAAGCTCGAGGAGGATCGTCGCCGCATCCGCGCGCAGATCCGGCAGCTCGAGCGGGAGCTGACCACGGTCCGCAGGACGCGTTCGCTCCATTATCAGCGGCGCCGGGAAGTCGGGTTCCCCGTGGTCGCCCTGGTCGGGTACACCAACGCCGGGAAATCGACCCTCTTCAATCGGATGACGGGGGCCGACGTCTTCGTTGCGGACCAGCTCTTCGCCACGCTCGATCCCACCGCGCGGAAGTTCCGGCTTCCCGGGGGCAGGGATGCGATCCTCGTCGACACGGTCGGGTTCATCCACGACCTCCCGACCGAACTGCGGCAGGCGTTCCTCGCGACCCTCGAGGGGATCGGGGAGGCGGACCTTCTCCTCCACGTCGCCGACGGAAGCTCCGACACGATGGAGAGCAACGTCGGATCGGTGAACGCGATCCTCGGGGAATTGTCGTTTCGCGAGAAGCCGATCGTCCTCCTGATGAACAAGCACGACCGTTGCCTCCCCGGAGCGCCTCCGCAGGAAGGGGCGCTATGGATTTCCGCGAAGTCGGGGGAGGGGATCCCGGAGTTACTTACGCTGATCGAGAGGGAACTATGGTTCCACCGCCCGCAAGAGAACGGTTCGACGCCGTCCGCCTGA
- the rpmI gene encoding 50S ribosomal protein L35 translates to MPKMKSNRGASKRFRATGAGGIKRAKSGKSHILTSKDRKRKRALRKSALVHHTNEKSIRRLLPYL, encoded by the coding sequence ATGCCGAAGATGAAATCGAACCGGGGCGCGAGCAAGCGGTTTCGCGCGACGGGCGCGGGCGGGATCAAGCGCGCAAAGTCCGGGAAGAGCCACATCCTGACGTCGAAGGACCGGAAGCGGAAGCGGGCGCTGCGCAAGTCGGCCCTGGTCCACCATACGAACGAGAAGTCGATCCGCCGCCTGCTGCCGTACCTGTAG
- the dnaE gene encoding DNA polymerase III subunit alpha: MKSFVHLHLHSQYSLLDGTIQFKPLIERVRMLSMPAVAVTDHGGMMGTIEFYEEALKGGVKPILGTEIYVAPGSRTERKVAPTGEYAYHLILLAENETGYGNLMRLSSLAHTEGFYYRPRVDKELLRRYSEGLIATSACLQGEIPFAMGTEGEAKALEVLEEYKSIFTDGRFYLEIQDNGLPDQAKMNPLLIALARRTGTPLVATNDCHYLNPGDDKLQEILLCLQTGKTISDPTRMRFGSDQFYVKTAEEFERAFGHAAPDAIANTLAIAERCNVKIELGVNKIPEIALPPGVTADGKLREMATAGLERRLEERMKREGELPRALVEEYRLRLAYELSVIEKTGFASYFLIVADFIGWAKDERIPVGPGRGSAAGSLVAFCVRITEVDPIRYKLLFERFLNPERVSLPDIDCDFCKNRREEVIAYVQRKYGKENVAQLITFGTWKPRGAVRDVGRVLEMPYAEVDRIAKMIPADLKMTVEDALKAEPRFREMIDANPKIADLFRFAGEIEGRSRHAGTHASAVVIANRPITDYSPLYRQATGEITTQYGMDPTARVGLVKFDFLGLRTLTAIDDTLKLLKELRGIEIDLNALELTDAKTYEVLGRGDTVGVFQAESPGFTQLVKNLKPDQFNHLIDMVALHRPGPLQSGMAADFVERRHGRRKSEFLLPRLKEILGDTYGVIVYQEQVMEIAKALGGFTLGEADVLRKAMGKKDDALMERQKAHFLTGAKGNGIPAAKAVAIFDLMAQFGGYGFNKSHSAAYALLAYQTAYLKTHYPVEYFSALMTSESGDTDKIIRYIAYCREKGIPILPPDVNESRYAFFPSDRSIRFGLSAIKGLGASAIEAILEARTERPFLSVPDLLSRVDLRKVNKRAVESLIKSGALDSLDTDRGKVFGDLPALIEEAQAEVRRRESGQFALFGETSGGNPRKRGRKGEAAAPSWSRPERLTFEKETLGFYITGHPMDSFAGEIALYANTTTGGLHALKHDAEVRIGGLVTGLKEKVTRRGDKMATWMLEDLEGTVDVVVFSRQLPECRETLGSPEPVFLVGRLSIEEQGVKILTEEVFRMENVRERLAKSVHFHLLLDRMNPGDIAELRRTILRNAGEKKAFLHAIRPGEFDAVISLPDGCGVAPSLDLARDLRLRFGYDVLRLHG; the protein is encoded by the coding sequence ATGAAGAGCTTCGTCCACCTCCACCTTCATTCGCAATACAGCCTCCTCGACGGGACGATCCAGTTCAAGCCGCTGATCGAGCGCGTTCGAATGCTTTCGATGCCCGCCGTCGCCGTCACCGATCACGGCGGGATGATGGGGACGATCGAGTTCTACGAGGAGGCGCTGAAGGGGGGCGTCAAGCCGATCCTCGGGACGGAGATCTACGTCGCCCCGGGATCCCGCACGGAACGGAAAGTCGCCCCCACCGGCGAATACGCCTACCACCTGATCCTGCTGGCGGAAAACGAGACCGGGTACGGAAACCTCATGCGGCTCTCCTCCCTCGCCCACACGGAAGGGTTCTACTACCGCCCACGGGTCGACAAGGAACTGCTGCGGAGATACTCGGAGGGACTGATCGCCACGTCGGCGTGCCTGCAGGGCGAGATCCCGTTCGCGATGGGGACCGAGGGCGAGGCGAAGGCCCTCGAGGTCCTGGAAGAGTACAAGTCGATCTTCACCGACGGGCGCTTCTACCTCGAGATCCAGGACAACGGGTTGCCCGACCAGGCGAAGATGAACCCGCTCCTCATCGCGCTGGCGCGCCGGACCGGGACCCCGTTGGTCGCGACGAACGACTGCCACTACCTCAATCCCGGGGATGACAAGCTCCAGGAGATCCTTCTCTGCCTGCAGACGGGGAAGACGATCTCGGATCCGACCCGGATGCGGTTCGGCTCGGACCAGTTCTACGTGAAGACCGCCGAAGAGTTCGAGCGGGCGTTCGGGCACGCCGCCCCCGACGCCATCGCCAACACGCTGGCGATCGCGGAGCGTTGCAACGTGAAGATCGAGCTCGGGGTGAACAAGATCCCCGAGATCGCCTTGCCCCCCGGGGTCACCGCGGACGGGAAGCTGCGGGAGATGGCGACCGCGGGGCTCGAGCGGCGCCTCGAGGAGCGGATGAAACGGGAGGGGGAGCTGCCGCGGGCGCTCGTCGAGGAGTACCGACTCCGCCTCGCGTACGAGCTCTCCGTGATCGAGAAGACCGGGTTCGCCAGCTATTTCCTGATCGTCGCCGACTTCATCGGCTGGGCGAAGGACGAAAGGATCCCGGTGGGGCCGGGCCGCGGCAGCGCTGCGGGGAGCCTGGTCGCGTTCTGCGTCCGGATCACCGAGGTGGATCCGATCCGGTACAAGCTCCTCTTCGAACGGTTCCTGAACCCCGAGCGGGTGAGCCTCCCCGATATCGATTGCGACTTCTGCAAGAACCGTCGCGAGGAAGTGATCGCCTACGTCCAGCGCAAGTACGGGAAGGAGAACGTCGCCCAGCTCATCACGTTCGGGACCTGGAAGCCCCGGGGCGCCGTCCGCGACGTCGGAAGGGTCCTCGAGATGCCGTACGCCGAGGTCGACCGGATCGCCAAGATGATCCCGGCCGACCTCAAGATGACGGTGGAAGACGCGCTGAAGGCGGAACCGCGCTTCCGGGAGATGATCGACGCGAACCCGAAGATCGCCGACCTCTTCCGCTTCGCGGGGGAGATCGAGGGGCGCAGCCGGCACGCGGGGACCCACGCCTCGGCGGTGGTGATCGCCAACCGGCCGATCACCGACTATTCCCCCCTGTACCGGCAGGCCACCGGCGAGATCACGACGCAGTACGGGATGGACCCGACCGCGCGGGTCGGGCTCGTCAAGTTCGACTTCCTCGGCCTGCGCACCCTGACCGCCATCGACGACACGCTGAAGCTTCTCAAGGAGCTCCGGGGAATCGAAATCGACCTGAACGCCCTGGAGCTCACCGACGCAAAAACGTACGAGGTGCTGGGACGCGGCGACACGGTGGGGGTCTTCCAGGCGGAGAGCCCGGGGTTCACCCAGCTCGTCAAGAACCTCAAGCCCGACCAGTTCAACCACCTGATCGACATGGTCGCCCTGCACCGTCCCGGACCCCTCCAGAGCGGCATGGCGGCCGATTTCGTGGAGCGGCGGCACGGGAGGCGGAAGTCGGAGTTCCTCCTTCCCCGGTTGAAGGAGATCCTCGGGGACACGTACGGCGTCATCGTCTATCAGGAGCAGGTGATGGAGATCGCCAAGGCGCTGGGCGGGTTCACGCTGGGCGAGGCCGACGTCCTTCGGAAGGCGATGGGGAAAAAGGACGACGCGCTGATGGAGCGGCAGAAGGCCCACTTTCTTACGGGAGCGAAGGGGAACGGAATCCCCGCGGCGAAGGCGGTCGCGATCTTCGACCTGATGGCGCAGTTCGGCGGGTACGGCTTCAACAAGTCCCACAGCGCCGCGTACGCCCTGCTGGCGTACCAGACCGCGTACCTCAAGACGCATTATCCCGTGGAGTATTTCAGCGCCCTGATGACCTCCGAGTCCGGTGACACCGACAAGATCATCCGGTACATCGCGTATTGCCGCGAGAAGGGGATCCCGATCCTCCCTCCGGACGTGAACGAATCGCGGTACGCCTTCTTTCCCTCCGATCGGTCGATCCGCTTCGGCCTTTCCGCGATCAAGGGCCTCGGCGCTTCGGCGATCGAGGCCATCCTCGAGGCCCGCACGGAGCGCCCCTTCCTCTCCGTCCCCGACCTCCTCTCCCGGGTCGACCTGCGGAAGGTGAACAAGCGGGCGGTGGAGAGCCTGATCAAGTCCGGGGCCCTCGACTCCCTCGACACGGATCGCGGCAAGGTGTTCGGGGATCTTCCCGCGCTCATCGAGGAGGCGCAGGCGGAGGTCCGGAGGCGCGAGTCCGGCCAGTTCGCGCTCTTCGGGGAAACGTCCGGGGGGAACCCCCGGAAGCGGGGACGGAAAGGGGAGGCCGCCGCGCCTTCGTGGTCCCGCCCGGAGCGGCTCACCTTCGAGAAGGAGACGCTGGGCTTCTACATCACCGGGCACCCGATGGACTCGTTCGCCGGGGAGATCGCGCTGTACGCCAACACGACCACCGGCGGGCTCCACGCGCTGAAGCACGACGCCGAGGTCCGGATCGGCGGTCTCGTCACGGGGTTGAAGGAAAAGGTGACCCGTCGGGGGGACAAGATGGCCACCTGGATGCTGGAGGATCTCGAGGGGACGGTGGACGTCGTCGTCTTCTCCAGGCAGCTCCCGGAATGCCGCGAGACGTTGGGAAGCCCGGAGCCCGTCTTCCTCGTCGGCAGGCTCAGCATCGAGGAGCAGGGGGTGAAGATCCTCACGGAGGAAGTCTTCCGGATGGAGAACGTCCGGGAGCGGCTCGCGAAATCGGTGCACTTCCATCTCCTGCTCGACCGGATGAACCCCGGGGACATCGCCGAACTGCGTCGGACGATCCTTCGCAACGCGGGGGAGAAGAAGGCGTTCCTCCACGCGATCCGTCCGGGAGAGTTCGACGCGGTGATCTCCCTGCCCGACGGCTGCGGCGTGGCGCCATCGCTGGATCTGGCGCGGGACCTTCGCCTCCGCTTCGGCTACGACGTCCTGCGTCTCCACGGATGA